From the genome of Streptomyces sp. NBC_01317, one region includes:
- a CDS encoding WhiB family transcriptional regulator codes for MDWRHNAVCREEDPELFFPIGNTGPALLQIEEAKAVCRRCPVMEQCLQWALESGQDSGVWGGLSEDERRAMKRRAARNRARNATA; via the coding sequence ATGGACTGGCGTCACAACGCCGTTTGCCGCGAGGAAGACCCCGAGCTCTTCTTCCCCATCGGCAACACCGGTCCTGCGCTGCTGCAGATCGAGGAAGCCAAGGCCGTCTGCCGTCGCTGCCCCGTCATGGAGCAGTGCTTGCAGTGGGCGCTCGAGTCCGGCCAGGACTCGGGTGTCTGGGGTGGCCTCAGCGAGGACGAGCGCCGCGCAATGAAGCGCCGCGCCGCTCGCAACCGGGCGCGTAACGCGACCGCCTGA
- a CDS encoding sensor histidine kinase produces the protein MNDLVRQHTALSESDLEWLHLLVSEWQLLSDLSFADLVLWVPTRDGTRYVSVAQMRPNTGPTSYQDDMVGHLVPRGRRPLLDAALDEGRIVREGDPEWREEVPVRVESIPVRREGRVLGVIARNTNLLTVRTPSRLELTYLQSASDLAQMIAAGSFPFPGQQVDMDASPRVGDGLIRLDADGVVQYASPNALSAYHRLGLASDLVGHHLGRTTDELAPARGPVDEAMVKLASGYAPRETEVEGSGGVIQLRAIPLKPKGVRIGSLVLCRDVTELRRRERELITKDATIREIHHRVKNNLQTVAALLRLQARRMDSPQGREALNEAVRRVGSIAIVHETLSQNLDERVEFDEIADRVLAMVAEISPGVVACRRTGRFGILDAEVATPLSMVLAEILQNALEHAFAPGEQGRVEVSAVRSGEQPAAKRGEGVRSDARLLITVQDDGVGLPEGFDPQRTGNLGLQIVRTLVEGELGGSFDMVPNPGGGTRVVLDIPVEPQK, from the coding sequence ATGAACGACCTCGTCCGCCAGCACACCGCCCTGAGCGAATCCGACCTCGAATGGCTCCACCTGCTGGTCTCGGAGTGGCAGCTGCTCTCCGACCTGTCCTTCGCCGACCTCGTGCTGTGGGTCCCTACCCGGGACGGTACGCGCTATGTCTCCGTGGCCCAGATGCGCCCCAACACCGGCCCCACGTCCTACCAGGACGACATGGTCGGCCATCTCGTCCCCCGGGGCCGCAGACCACTGCTGGACGCCGCCCTGGACGAGGGGCGGATCGTCCGCGAGGGCGACCCGGAGTGGCGCGAGGAGGTGCCCGTACGGGTCGAGTCCATCCCCGTACGCCGGGAGGGCCGTGTCCTCGGCGTCATCGCCCGCAACACCAACCTGCTCACGGTCCGCACGCCCAGCCGGCTGGAGCTGACCTACCTCCAGTCCGCCTCCGACCTCGCCCAGATGATCGCGGCGGGCTCCTTCCCGTTCCCCGGGCAGCAGGTCGACATGGACGCCTCGCCGCGCGTCGGCGACGGACTCATCCGGCTCGACGCCGACGGGGTCGTCCAGTACGCGAGCCCCAACGCCCTCTCGGCGTATCACCGGTTGGGACTGGCGTCCGACCTGGTGGGACATCACCTCGGACGGACGACCGACGAACTGGCGCCCGCCCGGGGCCCGGTGGACGAGGCCATGGTCAAACTCGCCAGCGGTTACGCCCCCCGGGAGACCGAGGTGGAGGGCAGCGGCGGGGTCATCCAGTTGCGCGCCATCCCGCTCAAGCCCAAGGGCGTCCGGATCGGTTCGCTGGTCCTCTGCCGTGACGTGACGGAACTGCGCCGCCGCGAGCGGGAGTTGATCACGAAGGACGCCACGATCAGGGAGATCCACCACCGGGTCAAGAACAACCTCCAGACGGTCGCCGCGCTGCTCAGGCTCCAGGCCAGGAGGATGGACTCACCGCAGGGCCGGGAGGCCCTCAACGAGGCCGTACGGCGCGTCGGTTCGATCGCGATCGTGCATGAGACGCTGTCCCAGAATCTGGACGAGCGGGTCGAGTTCGACGAGATCGCCGACCGGGTCCTCGCGATGGTGGCGGAGATCTCCCCCGGGGTGGTCGCCTGCCGGCGTACCGGACGCTTCGGGATTCTGGACGCCGAGGTCGCCACCCCGCTCTCGATGGTCCTCGCCGAAATCCTCCAGAACGCGCTGGAACACGCCTTCGCGCCGGGTGAACAGGGCCGGGTCGAGGTCTCGGCGGTCCGCAGCGGCGAACAGCCGGCGGCGAAACGCGGCGAAGGGGTGCGCTCCGACGCCCGGTTGCTCATCACCGTTCAGGACGACGGGGTCGGACTGCCCGAGGGGTTCGACCCCCAGCGGACCGGAAATCTGGGACTCCAGATCGTACGGACCCTGGTGGAGGGGGAGTTGGGCGGCAGCTTCGACATGGTGCCCAACCCCGGGGGCGGTACGCGCGTGGTGCTCGACATACCGGTGGAGCCGCAGAAGTAG
- the nagB gene encoding glucosamine-6-phosphate deaminase, translating to MEVVIVQDATAGGELIADTIAALLRRKRDALMGVATGSTPLPIYRALSALVGSGAVDASGARIAQLDEYVGLPQGHPESYRSVVLREVVAPLGLSEESFLGPDGSAEDVVAACDAYDRALAEAGGVDLQLLGIGTDGHIGFNEPCSSLASRTRIKTLTRQTREDNARFFDSIDDVPHHVITQGIGTILEARHLILLATGEGKAEAVAQTVEGPVAALVPASALQLHPHATVVVDEAAASKLKLADYFRDTYAAKPDWQGL from the coding sequence GTGGAAGTTGTCATCGTCCAGGACGCCACGGCAGGCGGCGAACTCATCGCGGACACCATCGCCGCGCTGCTGCGCCGCAAGCGCGACGCCCTCATGGGTGTGGCCACGGGATCGACCCCGCTGCCCATCTACCGGGCGCTGTCGGCCCTGGTCGGGTCCGGAGCGGTGGACGCCTCGGGCGCCAGGATCGCGCAGCTCGACGAGTACGTGGGGCTGCCGCAGGGCCACCCGGAGTCGTACCGCTCGGTCGTCCTGCGCGAGGTCGTGGCGCCGCTGGGCCTGTCCGAGGAGTCCTTCCTGGGCCCCGACGGCAGCGCCGAGGACGTCGTGGCGGCCTGTGACGCGTACGACCGCGCGCTCGCCGAGGCCGGCGGGGTGGACCTCCAACTGCTCGGCATCGGCACGGACGGGCACATAGGCTTCAACGAGCCGTGCTCCTCGCTCGCCTCGCGCACCCGCATCAAGACGCTGACCCGGCAGACCCGCGAGGACAACGCGCGCTTCTTCGACAGCATCGACGACGTCCCGCACCACGTGATCACCCAGGGCATCGGGACGATCCTGGAGGCGCGCCACCTGATCCTGCTCGCCACCGGCGAGGGCAAGGCGGAGGCCGTGGCCCAGACGGTCGAGGGTCCGGTCGCCGCGCTGGTGCCCGCCTCCGCGCTGCAACTGCACCCGCACGCCACGGTGGTCGTGGACGAGGCCGCCGCCTCGAAGCTCAAGCTCGCGGACTACTTCCGGGACACGTACGCCGCCAAACCGGACTGGCAGGGGCTGTAA
- a CDS encoding glycoside hydrolase family 3 protein: MTTLLTGTDTLTRDALAVLQPGFAGATAPDWVLRRIGEGLSSVALFGRNIRTPEQISALTAQLRAERDDLLVAIDEEGGDVTRLEVRHGSSFPGNYALGTVDDLDLTRSVARELGRRLAACGVNFNWAPSADVNSNRNNPVIGVRSFGADPDLVARHTAAYVDGLQSAGVAACAKHFPGHGDTAVDSHHAMPRIDVDLDTLHARDLLPFRAAVAAGSKAVMSAHILLPALDPNRPATLSPQILLGLLREELGFDGLIVTDGMDMEAIVATYGIERGTALAIAAGADAICVGGGPSDEGTVLRLRDALVAAVRDGELPEERLADAAARVRALADWTVRARGAAEPGADSQEGTAPGTTSVTLSGPASGSAGDSVSASVSRTAAADDAPIGLVAARRAVRVTGTGKPLDEAPYVAAFTPLANIAVGDETPWGVAPELERLLPGTETGAYTSAGIDGTDTAALAGKVLAAAGDRTIVAVVRDLHRHAWMADALDGLLAARPTTIVVEMGVNEAEPRGALHIATHGAARVCGTAAAEVIAGRV, translated from the coding sequence ATGACCACACTCCTGACCGGTACGGACACCCTCACCCGCGACGCCCTCGCCGTTCTCCAGCCGGGATTCGCCGGGGCCACGGCCCCGGACTGGGTCCTGCGGCGGATCGGCGAAGGCCTGTCCTCCGTCGCCCTCTTCGGCCGCAACATCCGCACACCGGAGCAGATCTCCGCGCTCACCGCCCAGCTGCGGGCCGAGCGCGACGACCTCCTCGTCGCCATCGACGAGGAGGGCGGTGACGTCACCCGCCTGGAGGTCAGGCACGGCTCGTCCTTCCCCGGCAACTACGCGCTGGGTACGGTCGACGACCTCGACCTCACCCGCTCCGTCGCCCGGGAGCTGGGCCGCCGGCTCGCCGCGTGCGGGGTGAACTTCAACTGGGCGCCCTCCGCCGACGTCAACTCGAACCGGAACAACCCGGTCATCGGGGTACGGTCCTTCGGCGCCGATCCCGACCTGGTGGCCCGGCACACCGCCGCGTACGTGGACGGTCTCCAGAGCGCCGGCGTCGCCGCCTGCGCCAAGCACTTCCCCGGGCACGGCGACACCGCCGTGGACTCGCACCACGCGATGCCCCGCATCGACGTGGACCTGGACACGCTGCACGCCCGTGACCTGCTGCCTTTCCGGGCGGCCGTCGCGGCGGGTTCCAAAGCGGTGATGAGCGCGCATATCCTGCTTCCCGCGCTCGACCCGAACCGCCCGGCGACGCTGAGCCCGCAGATCCTGCTCGGTCTCCTCCGTGAGGAACTGGGCTTCGACGGCCTCATCGTCACCGACGGCATGGACATGGAAGCCATCGTCGCCACGTACGGGATCGAGCGCGGCACCGCCCTCGCGATCGCGGCGGGCGCCGACGCGATCTGCGTCGGCGGCGGCCCGTCCGACGAGGGAACCGTACTGCGGCTGCGCGACGCGCTGGTGGCGGCGGTACGGGACGGCGAACTGCCCGAGGAGCGTCTGGCCGACGCGGCCGCGCGGGTGCGCGCGCTCGCCGACTGGACGGTCCGGGCCAGGGGGGCTGCGGAGCCGGGCGCGGATTCACAGGAGGGGACCGCGCCCGGCACCACAAGCGTGACCCTGAGCGGGCCCGCGAGCGGTTCTGCGGGCGATTCTGTGAGTGCTTCTGTGAGCAGGACCGCCGCTGCCGACGACGCTCCGATCGGACTGGTCGCCGCGCGGCGCGCGGTGCGGGTCACCGGTACGGGCAAGCCGCTCGACGAGGCGCCGTACGTCGCGGCCTTCACCCCCCTCGCGAACATCGCCGTCGGTGACGAGACCCCGTGGGGCGTCGCCCCGGAGCTGGAGCGGCTGCTGCCCGGCACCGAGACGGGCGCGTACACCAGCGCCGGGATCGACGGTACGGACACCGCCGCGCTGGCCGGGAAGGTGCTCGCCGCCGCCGGTGACCGCACGATCGTCGCCGTCGTACGGGACCTGCACCGGCACGCGTGGATGGCGGACGCCCTGGACGGGCTCCTCGCCGCACGCCCGACGACGATCGTGGTCGAGATGGGCGTGAACGAGGCGGAGCCCAGGGGCGCGCTGCACATCGCCACGCACGGCGCGGCGCGGGTGTGCGGCACGGCGGCGGCCGAGGTCATCGCGGGCCGCGTCTGA
- a CDS encoding carbohydrate ABC transporter permease, whose protein sequence is MRPGAIAKNVGALLIALVLIFPVYWMFASSLKPQSQILTKDPVFVFTPTFENYTKATGVDLFWTYVTNSLIVTIGAVLISLVVALAAAFAIARMKFRGRKGLVLGVMMAQMAPWEVMVIVVYMIARDGDYLNSLGTLTAIYFVMVLPFTIWTLRGFIAAVPVELEEAALIDGCNRGQAFMKVIFPLLAPGLMSTSLFGFITAWNEFAMVLILNKEKESQTLPLWLTQFQTAFGSDWGATMAASTLFALPVLLVFAFLQRRAVGGLTAGAVKG, encoded by the coding sequence CTGCGGCCCGGCGCGATCGCCAAGAACGTGGGCGCGCTCCTCATCGCCCTGGTGCTGATCTTCCCGGTCTACTGGATGTTCGCGTCCTCGCTGAAGCCGCAGAGCCAGATCCTCACCAAGGACCCGGTCTTCGTCTTCACCCCGACCTTCGAGAACTACACCAAGGCGACCGGCGTCGACCTGTTCTGGACGTACGTCACGAACAGCCTGATCGTCACGATCGGCGCGGTGCTCATCTCGCTGGTCGTCGCCCTGGCCGCCGCCTTCGCCATCGCACGGATGAAATTCCGCGGCCGCAAGGGCCTGGTGCTCGGCGTCATGATGGCCCAGATGGCACCGTGGGAAGTCATGGTCATCGTGGTCTACATGATCGCCCGTGACGGCGACTACCTCAACAGCCTCGGCACCCTGACGGCGATCTACTTCGTCATGGTGCTGCCCTTCACCATCTGGACCCTGCGCGGCTTCATCGCCGCCGTCCCGGTCGAGCTGGAGGAGGCCGCCCTGATCGACGGCTGCAACCGCGGCCAGGCGTTCATGAAGGTGATCTTCCCCCTGCTGGCCCCCGGCCTGATGTCGACCTCGCTCTTCGGCTTCATCACCGCCTGGAACGAGTTCGCGATGGTCCTGATCCTGAACAAGGAGAAGGAGTCGCAGACGCTGCCGCTCTGGCTGACCCAGTTCCAGACCGCCTTCGGCAGCGACTGGGGTGCGACCATGGCCGCGTCCACGCTCTTCGCCCTCCCCGTGCTCCTCGTCTTCGCCTTCCTCCAGCGCCGCGCCGTCGGCGGTCTGACGGCCGGCGCGGTGAAGGGATAA
- a CDS encoding carbohydrate ABC transporter permease, which produces MTVHSQGAVTAAPEDAPGRAAGESTTPPPPTGSQEIHTPPRGRRSRLGALVPYLLIAPAVLSMAVLLLYPLVKNVILSFQQVNRKELITRLPEWVGFDNYTELLKDPDFWTVVVRSLVFTVANVLLIMVIGSLIGVLLNRLGTKMRLVLSLALMLAWAMPIVASVTVFRWLFDEQFGVANWVLRTLGFSGYEQHNWFETGFSTLVIVTLLIVWGSIPFVALNMYAGLTTIGSELYEAAKMDGANGWRTFWSVVFPNLRPFFMITTFLEIIWVFKAFAQVYAMNLGGPDHASETLPVYAYITGQGLFRYGLAAAISVLTIVMLIAIMSFYFRLILKQEEEQ; this is translated from the coding sequence ATGACCGTGCACTCCCAGGGAGCGGTGACCGCCGCACCCGAGGACGCGCCCGGAAGGGCGGCAGGGGAGTCGACGACTCCGCCTCCCCCCACCGGATCCCAGGAAATCCACACCCCTCCACGCGGCAGACGCTCCCGGCTCGGCGCGCTGGTGCCGTACCTGCTGATCGCCCCCGCGGTCCTCTCGATGGCGGTGCTGCTCCTCTATCCGCTCGTCAAGAACGTGATCCTCTCCTTCCAGCAGGTCAACAGGAAGGAACTGATCACCCGGCTCCCCGAATGGGTCGGCTTCGACAACTACACGGAGCTGCTCAAGGACCCGGACTTCTGGACCGTCGTCGTCCGCAGCCTGGTCTTCACGGTCGCCAACGTCCTCCTGATCATGGTCATCGGGTCGCTGATCGGCGTGCTGCTCAACCGCCTCGGCACCAAGATGCGCCTGGTCCTCTCGCTCGCGCTCATGCTCGCCTGGGCCATGCCCATCGTCGCCTCCGTGACCGTCTTCCGGTGGCTCTTCGACGAGCAGTTCGGTGTCGCGAACTGGGTGCTGCGTACCCTCGGATTCTCCGGCTACGAACAGCACAACTGGTTCGAGACCGGCTTCTCGACCCTCGTCATCGTCACGCTGCTGATCGTCTGGGGCTCGATCCCCTTCGTCGCGCTGAACATGTACGCGGGTCTCACCACCATCGGCAGCGAGCTGTACGAGGCCGCGAAGATGGACGGCGCCAACGGCTGGCGCACCTTCTGGTCGGTGGTCTTCCCGAACCTCAGGCCCTTCTTCATGATCACCACGTTCCTGGAGATCATCTGGGTCTTCAAGGCCTTCGCGCAGGTGTACGCGATGAACCTGGGCGGTCCGGACCACGCGTCCGAGACCCTCCCCGTGTACGCGTACATCACCGGCCAGGGCCTGTTCCGCTACGGCCTCGCCGCCGCGATCTCCGTACTGACCATCGTGATGCTGATCGCCATCATGTCCTTCTACTTCCGCCTGATCCTGAAGCAGGAGGAGGAGCAGTGA
- a CDS encoding extracellular solute-binding protein, producing MKRKLVAAIGVAGMMVSIAACGSDDDKGSETKAGGSKNLTVWVMDGSAPDAWIKGVNKEFEAAHKGVKVKVEIQQWNGIQEKVTTALSEDTPPDVLELGNTQTAGYAVTGGLADLTGDKAALGYDGWNKGMLASTELDGKLYSAPWYAASRVVIYDKAIFKKAKVTPPTTRDEWIAGLKKIQASDKKVQPIYLPGQSWYVYSGFVWDEGSDLAVKDGDQWKGNLASPEATAAINFYKELQSFSTAPKDKDEATPQQSTDVVPKGDVASWIGLGWEAGGAIDALKKAGKTADFGYFPIPGKTADKPGSVFFGGSNLAVAERSPNKDLAKEWLALAAGKAQMAKYAEATGGALLPNNDASQFAPPAASFAEAMAKSAPVGKITPVTPGWANVETAPNPIKDFMTKVLNGEDPKKAGEAADKVIDERINQQ from the coding sequence GTGAAGCGCAAGCTCGTCGCGGCGATAGGTGTCGCGGGCATGATGGTCAGCATCGCCGCATGTGGTTCGGACGACGACAAAGGTAGCGAAACCAAGGCCGGCGGCAGCAAGAACCTGACCGTCTGGGTCATGGACGGCTCCGCCCCCGACGCCTGGATCAAGGGTGTCAACAAGGAGTTCGAGGCGGCCCACAAGGGCGTCAAGGTCAAGGTCGAGATCCAGCAGTGGAACGGCATCCAGGAGAAGGTCACCACCGCCCTCTCCGAGGACACCCCGCCGGACGTTCTCGAACTCGGCAACACCCAGACCGCGGGCTACGCGGTCACCGGCGGTCTCGCGGACCTCACCGGTGACAAGGCGGCGCTCGGCTACGACGGCTGGAACAAGGGCATGCTGGCCTCCACCGAGCTGGACGGAAAGCTGTACTCCGCCCCTTGGTACGCCGCCAGCCGCGTCGTGATCTACGACAAGGCCATCTTCAAGAAGGCCAAGGTGACCCCGCCGACCACGCGTGACGAGTGGATCGCCGGCCTCAAGAAGATCCAGGCGTCGGACAAGAAGGTCCAGCCGATCTACCTGCCCGGCCAGAGCTGGTACGTGTACTCCGGCTTCGTCTGGGACGAGGGCAGCGACCTCGCGGTCAAGGACGGCGACCAGTGGAAGGGCAACCTGGCCTCCCCCGAGGCCACGGCCGCCATCAACTTCTACAAGGAACTCCAGTCGTTCTCCACCGCGCCCAAGGACAAGGACGAGGCGACCCCTCAGCAGTCCACCGACGTCGTGCCCAAGGGTGACGTCGCGTCCTGGATCGGTCTCGGCTGGGAGGCCGGCGGCGCGATCGACGCCCTCAAGAAGGCCGGCAAGACCGCCGACTTCGGCTACTTCCCGATCCCGGGCAAGACCGCCGACAAGCCGGGCTCCGTCTTCTTCGGCGGCTCCAACCTCGCGGTGGCCGAGCGCTCCCCGAACAAGGACCTCGCCAAGGAGTGGCTGGCCCTCGCCGCGGGCAAGGCCCAGATGGCCAAGTACGCGGAGGCCACCGGCGGCGCCCTGCTGCCGAACAACGACGCCTCGCAGTTCGCGCCCCCCGCGGCCTCGTTCGCCGAGGCCATGGCCAAGTCTGCGCCCGTCGGCAAGATCACCCCGGTCACCCCGGGCTGGGCGAACGTCGAGACCGCGCCGAACCCGATCAAGGACTTCATGACGAAGGTTCTGAACGGTGAGGACCCGAAGAAGGCCGGCGAAGCGGCCGACAAGGTCATCGACGAGCGCATCAACCAGCAGTAG
- a CDS encoding GntR family transcriptional regulator, with protein sequence MATDGSGTESEGTAPVRTARVPKYYRLKRHLLDMTGTLPPGTPVPPERTLAAEFDTSRTTVRQALQELVVEGRLERIQGKGTFVAKPKVSQALQLTSYTEDMRAQGLEPTSQLLDIGYVTADDTLAGLLDITAGGRVLRIERLRLASGEPMAIETTHLSAKRFPALRRSLVKYTSLYTALAEVYDVRLAEAEETIETSLATPREAGLLGTDVGLPMLMLSRHSIDGNGEPVEWVRSVYRGDRYKFVARLRRPTD encoded by the coding sequence ATGGCCACGGACGGGAGCGGTACGGAGTCCGAGGGTACGGCTCCCGTACGCACGGCGCGCGTGCCCAAGTACTACCGTCTCAAGCGGCACTTGCTCGATATGACGGGGACGCTGCCCCCCGGCACACCGGTTCCGCCAGAGCGTACTCTCGCCGCGGAGTTCGACACGTCGAGAACGACAGTTCGGCAGGCACTCCAGGAACTGGTCGTCGAGGGACGGCTCGAACGCATCCAGGGCAAGGGCACGTTCGTGGCCAAGCCCAAGGTCTCGCAGGCCCTCCAGCTCACCTCGTACACCGAGGACATGAGGGCCCAAGGGCTGGAACCCACGTCCCAGTTGCTGGACATCGGGTACGTCACCGCGGACGACACGCTCGCCGGGCTGCTCGACATCACCGCAGGCGGGCGGGTGCTGCGGATCGAACGGCTGCGGCTCGCCAGCGGGGAGCCGATGGCGATCGAGACCACGCACCTGTCGGCGAAACGCTTCCCCGCGCTGCGCCGCTCGCTCGTCAAGTACACCTCGCTCTACACGGCGTTGGCGGAGGTGTACGACGTGCGCCTCGCCGAGGCCGAGGAGACGATCGAGACCTCACTCGCCACCCCCCGGGAGGCCGGGCTGCTGGGCACGGATGTCGGGCTGCCGATGCTGATGCTGTCGCGCCACTCGATCGACGGGAACGGCGAACCGGTGGAGTGGGTGCGGTCGGTGTACCGGGGCGATCGTTACAAGTTCGTGGCGAGACTGCGCAGGCCGACCGACTGA
- a CDS encoding DUF3311 domain-containing protein produces MSEAPPAAPSEAPEENPPPTVTPLRVIIAFCLVAPFVALLWVSSYARTDPAFIGIPFFYWYQMLWVVVSAVLTMIAFQLWRRDQRARTGSRAGGASR; encoded by the coding sequence ATGTCAGAAGCACCGCCAGCAGCACCTTCAGAAGCACCCGAGGAGAACCCTCCCCCCACGGTCACACCCTTACGTGTGATCATCGCCTTCTGCCTGGTCGCGCCCTTCGTGGCGCTGCTCTGGGTGAGTTCGTACGCGCGGACCGATCCGGCGTTCATCGGCATCCCGTTCTTCTACTGGTACCAGATGCTCTGGGTCGTCGTGTCGGCCGTGCTGACGATGATCGCCTTCCAGCTGTGGCGGCGTGACCAGCGCGCCCGTACGGGATCCCGCGCGGGAGGTGCGTCGCGATGA
- the mctP gene encoding monocarboxylate uptake permease MctP encodes MNDGVNGVALGVFIFFFLAVTVMGFLAARWRRAENEQSLDEWGLGGRSFGTWVTWFLLGGDLYTAYTFVAVPAAIYAAGAAGFFAVPYTILVYPLIFTFLPRLWSVSHKHGYVTTSDFVRGRFGSKGLSLAVAVTGILATMPYIALQLVGIQAVLDVMGVGGGEDTNWFVKDLPLLIAFAVLAAYTYSSGLRAPALIAFVKDTLIYLVIIVAIIYIPVKLGGFDDIFAKAGDAFAQKNPATGAPRGALAPGEAQQWGYATLALGSALALFMYPHSVTATLSSRSREVIRRNTTILPLYSLMLGLLALLGFMAIAAGVKVDNGQLAIPQLFENMFPDWFAGVAFAAIGIGALVPAAIMSIAAANLFTRNIYKDFIKPDATPAQETKVSKLVSLLVKVGALAFVLTMDKTVAINFQLLGGIWILQTMPALVGGLFTRWFHRWALLTGWAVGMLYGTIAAYGVASPTQAHFGGSSKEIPGIGEIGYIGLTAFVLNLVVSVVLTFVFKAAKAPEGVDETSPSDYTADIGDPGVKKDLPLTPADPDPVR; translated from the coding sequence ATGAACGACGGTGTGAACGGCGTCGCGCTCGGCGTCTTCATCTTCTTCTTCCTGGCCGTCACGGTCATGGGCTTCCTCGCGGCGCGCTGGCGCCGGGCGGAGAACGAACAGAGTCTCGACGAATGGGGCCTGGGCGGACGGTCGTTCGGCACGTGGGTCACCTGGTTCCTGCTCGGCGGCGACCTCTACACGGCGTACACCTTCGTGGCCGTGCCGGCGGCGATCTACGCGGCGGGCGCGGCGGGCTTCTTCGCGGTGCCGTACACAATCCTCGTCTATCCGCTCATCTTCACCTTCCTGCCCCGGCTCTGGTCGGTGTCGCACAAGCACGGGTATGTGACCACCTCGGACTTCGTCAGAGGCCGGTTCGGCTCGAAGGGTCTTTCGCTGGCGGTCGCCGTGACCGGCATCCTCGCGACCATGCCGTACATCGCGCTGCAACTGGTGGGGATCCAGGCGGTGCTGGACGTGATGGGCGTCGGCGGCGGCGAGGACACGAACTGGTTCGTGAAGGACCTGCCGCTGCTGATCGCGTTCGCCGTGCTCGCCGCGTACACGTACTCGTCGGGGCTGCGGGCGCCCGCGCTGATCGCGTTCGTGAAGGACACCCTGATCTATCTGGTGATCATCGTGGCCATCATCTACATCCCGGTCAAACTGGGCGGATTCGACGACATCTTCGCGAAGGCGGGCGACGCGTTCGCGCAGAAGAACCCGGCGACCGGGGCGCCACGCGGCGCGCTCGCGCCGGGCGAGGCCCAGCAGTGGGGTTACGCGACGCTCGCGCTCGGCTCGGCGCTCGCGCTCTTCATGTATCCGCACTCGGTCACGGCGACGCTCTCCAGCCGCAGCCGTGAGGTGATCCGGCGCAACACCACGATCCTGCCGCTGTATTCACTGATGCTGGGCCTGCTGGCGCTGCTCGGCTTCATGGCGATCGCGGCCGGGGTGAAGGTCGACAACGGGCAGCTGGCGATCCCGCAGCTCTTCGAGAACATGTTCCCCGACTGGTTCGCGGGGGTCGCCTTCGCGGCGATCGGCATCGGGGCGCTGGTGCCGGCCGCGATCATGTCGATCGCGGCGGCGAATCTGTTCACCCGCAACATCTACAAGGACTTCATCAAACCGGACGCGACCCCCGCGCAGGAGACGAAGGTCTCCAAGCTGGTGTCGCTGCTGGTGAAGGTGGGGGCGCTGGCCTTCGTCCTGACGATGGACAAGACGGTCGCGATCAACTTCCAGCTGCTGGGCGGAATCTGGATCCTCCAGACGATGCCGGCCCTGGTCGGCGGCCTGTTCACCCGCTGGTTCCACCGCTGGGCGCTGCTCACGGGATGGGCGGTGGGCATGCTGTACGGCACGATTGCGGCGTACGGCGTCGCGAGCCCGACGCAGGCGCACTTCGGCGGCTCCTCGAAGGAGATCCCCGGCATCGGCGAGATCGGCTACATCGGCCTGACGGCGTTTGTGCTGAACCTGGTGGTGAGCGTGGTCCTGACCTTCGTCTTCAAGGCCGCCAAGGCCCCGGAGGGCGTGGACGAGACGAGCCCGTCGGACTACACGGCGGACATCGGCGACCCGGGCGTGAAGAAGGATCTGCCACTGACCCCGGCGGACCCGGACCCCGTGCGCTGA